Proteins from a genomic interval of Quercus robur chromosome 9, dhQueRobu3.1, whole genome shotgun sequence:
- the LOC126699689 gene encoding flavonol sulfotransferase-like, with protein MESSSSKMNSAPKSIEKEEYMFDLELENKFKQILPTIPIKKGSWSIDFYQYEGFWYPLLHLPGMLFAQEHFKPQPNQVILSSFPKCGTTWLKALAFAIMTRSYESEPTNPLLSRLSHDCVPFIEFNIRSSQQRLSLDVPLVSTHIPYTSLPKSIINSSCKIVYLCRDPKDVFVSIWHFYNRNVTRVIESELGITREKDVLEEDVLESFCQGLLSCGPFWDHILGYWRASLESPERILFIKYEDLTNETVYWVKKLAQFIGYPFSLEEEDQGMVQKIIDLCSFENMSNLEVNKNGVMTLKVGIKKDEVNTYEFKNNMYFRKGKVGDWKNHLTPAMAKRIDQITEKKLSSYGLTWNV; from the coding sequence ATGGAATCCTCTTCCTCCAAAATGAACTCTGCTCCAAAAAGTATTGAGAAAGAAGAGTATATGTTTGATCTAGaacttgaaaataaattcaaacagATCTTGCCAACCATCCCAATAAAAAAGGGTTCTTGGTCGATAGATTTCTACCAGTATGAAGGTTTTTGGTACCCTTTATTGCATCTACCAGGAATGTTGTTTGCTCAAGAACATTTCAAGCCTCAACCCAACCAAGTGATTTTGAGTAGTTTTCCAAAATGTGGCACAACTTGGCTTAAAGCATTGGCTTTTGCCATAATGACACGATCCTATGAAAGCGAGCCTACGAATCCTTTACTCTCAAGACTGTCACATGATTGTGTACCCTTTATTGAGTTTAATATTCGCTCAAGCCAACAAAGATTGAGTCTAGATGTTCCACTTGTGTCTACACACATTCCCTACACTTCCCTACCAAAATCCATTATAAATTCTAgttgtaaaattgtttatttatgcAGGGATCCAAAGGATGTATTTGTGTCTATATGGCACTTTTACAACAGGAATGTTACTAGGGTAATTGAGAGCGAGCTTGGAATCACCAGAGAGAAGGATGTACTTGAGGAGGATGTACTTGAGTCATTTTGTCAAGGATTACTTTCTTGTGGACCATTTTGGGATCATATATTAGGGTATTGGAGAGCAAGTTTGGAATCACCAGAGAGGATATTGTTTATTAAGTATGAAGATTTGACTAATGAAACTGTATATTGGGTAAAGAAATTAGCTCAATTTATTGGTTATCCTTTCTCTTTGGAGGAAGAAGATCAAGGTATGGTGCAAAAGATTATAGATTTATgcagttttgaaaatatgtccAATTTAGAGGTAAATAAAAATGGAGTGATGACATTGAAGGTTGGAATCAAGAAAGATGAAGTCAACACATACGAGTTcaaaaacaatatgtattttaGGAAAGGTAAGGTTGGAGACTGGAAAAATCATCTTACACCTGCGATGGCAAAACGAATTGATCAGATAACTGAGAAAAAGCTAAGTAGTTATGGCTTGACATGGAATGTCTGA